The genomic window TTTGAGCGTCTAAATATTATAACAGTATTGAAACTTTAGTCCAACTTTATTCTGATAGCATAAATAAATTTCACACGCTTAGAACATTATCCATGTGATTACAAACGAAGATgaagtttataagcatttgtctTTATCATGGTTATTGTGACGTCACATCATATTCTTTGTACTTGCAATTTGCAGCTCGCAAAGGATTTGTTGTTTCCCTCTGCGGAGGAGGAGAAGAGAAGACACAAGAAGAAACGACTCGTCCAGAGCCCAAATTCCTATTTTATGGACGTCAAATGTCCAGGTCTGTCAAAgaagtttattttgaaatgtgtaTTATGTAAACACATTGATAGTTTTTGGAATCTTAAATGGGTAGTAAACTGCAGCTGAGGTTTACTATACTATGTTTTCAGGTTGCTACAAGATCACAACCGTGTTCAGTCACGCTCAGACAGTGGTGTTGTGTGTCGGCTGCTCCACGGTCCTCTGCCAGCCTACGGGAGGTAAAGCTCGTCTTACAGAAGGTATGCAACACTTTAGATGCATCGTCTTCACATGAAAGCATACTTAAAATTTTAAAAgcatcgacaaaaaacaaaTTACGTTTGTGCCCTGTAGGGGGAGCCCTTAcaacagttttaaaaaaatgctcaaatgcaaatttagtgTGTTCAAGATTGGTGTcttcatttatttgtttctaCATGTGTAGCTTTCAACATTATTTTTTGacaattcatttttaaaaaaagtttttgcaCACTAGAATCCTAAGGTTGGGGATGCTATTAGTCATTGCAAAGTCTTTAAGAATCAAATCTTCACTCCAGCCTGGCGCTTTCAATGTTTCACAGCCGATCCATACCCAATCCTTTTGAGAAGTCTTCAATCATTGCCTTTGTGTTGCCCTCTCATCGCATCCATCGTGAACTGGGTGTCAACTAAGGCAGACATTGATTCTTGCAGCTGTGATGGGAATTCATCATCTCTGATGCATTTCAAACACATTTAGCCGCAAGCACAAACCACGCCGCATTTACAGGGGGTGAAAGGGATCGCCTGCACCGGAATGTGGGTGCACGGGAAGCCCGGTTTGTTTGTACCGGAGCATCCTGGCTACTTTTGTTCTGTGTTTtgctgccatggcaaccgcTGCCGTCCCGATGCACTGTATTTGTAGACGGTATGGAGGCacctgtttttttaataaccaaATGTTTCTCTGTGTTTTCATCTTCACAGGTTGTTCGTTCAGGAGGAAACAACACTAACCTGGATCAAAACGACTGTTGAGAACGACCCAAAGTTTTGGATGAAGTGCCGCTGCTGTGGTGTCGAGGAGGCCAACGCGGGAAAACAAGATCACATGACACCAATTCCCCCGGGGAGGTATGGCCTGTTTCTGCCACATCCCCCCCCCAGACGCCACTTAATCACTAAGTCTTTAAATTAAGCCCAGTAGGTTTAATCGTTGTCATCGCCCAAGTGCTTTGTGTGCCCTCGCTAAATTGAGAGTTCAAATTAGCAGAACAATTAACAAAGCCAGATTGAAGgcttgagagagcgagagagttcCCCATATCATCCGCTGAATAATAATTCCAAGCTTTTTCCAGAAAGGGAGACACATGGTGGCCCCACCTGGAGATTCCAATTCCTCGCTCCAATCATGTTCTTTGAACGAGTAAAGACAATTAAATGCAACACTTAGATGACGTAAACATTTGATTTCAAGTAGATGTTTGCAGTCAGGCTTTTGTTGACTGATATGATGGTTCCTTTTTTTCTGGTTGATTCAGAGAAACCCCTGTCTTGGTTTTGATTTGGGCTTGCTTACAACACTTGACTTAACTATTAGATACTTGTGATATCTGTGTAAAGTTTTGAGAAACTTAAAATCTGCTGAAATTAAATTTGCTGCAATGTGTATTTAAAAGAAGAAAACTTCTATTGGCTACACTGTTTGCCATTTTAACCATGTGACTGAAGCCTTATACCAAATTATTCACTTATGCAGTTTTTAATGTtactttaatttattattactgTCCTGTTCAGtgaccaaataataataataaagaactGGCTGATGTTGAATCTAATAGTGCTTGTTTTCTTACCTGCACTACATGTTTAAATCGGCACTGATTGAGATGTGACGTTCATTCGAGTTCATTTATTCTCTGGCTAATGAACTGCCATCTAATGAGTTCCaatacaagatttttttttttttaaatcctcaaTGCTGTTTGGCCACCTGGGCTGCACAAACATTCATGATTCATGGGTACAAATCTTGCCTCCGGCCTTCCAGTGTGGACTGTAAGTGGTTGGCTAGCGACACGGTCGTTATAGGAAAAACAGCATATCTAGATTTGTTTACACCATATCCCGTACCCTCCATCAATCAACGTCAAACAACAACACAGATCATGTCAAGTCCTCTCACCTTTCGAATTTGATTCCTTTCTGCAGGCAGAGTAGCTTTCCTTATCTGCCAGCATCTTGCATGCAGTTGCGGTAGGATGACCAGTCAGCGAGGACCTTACACGAGTGTAATGGATGAAGGTAGACAGTCGTTCATCATCACTCGACAGGTGATGGGCCAAAATAAAATGAGCGGCCGGGAGGAGGATGTAAACGATGGGCAAACTCCACAGCCAGCCCCCATGGCAGAGTGACagtaaggaaaataaaaatcttcTGTATTATTTATAACCATGCTCCATGTTCTGAGTAATTGTGTGATCAAACAAGTATAATatacatacattttatttattttttttcaatatttttttcaatatatatCTTATGTTTTTGGGTGAGcaaaaataattcattaaatttctatagcgcttttcaaaaacccaaagacgcttagtAGCGTCAGAATAGCCTTGATGTGGAAAAGCCCACCAAGTGGAAATACTCTGTGGTGTCTGTCTACTCCTTGACTGCCTCCACAGGGTCAGGGGCTTccagcatgcatgcatgcatacaccTACACGAGTCTTTTCTCATACATAATACGGCAGCAAAGAGCTTCAGATGTGGAGAGAGCACAGTGAGAAGGTGCTTGGAAGTGACTGTGTGGTTTGCTGAGGCCTCCCAGGTAGTGTCAGTGGAAGTGGCAGCAGTAGGAGTGCTGTCATGGGAGGAAGTGGCACACAACTCCCCTGCGGGATCATTAAAAAATCACCCAATCATCTTTTGCTTTCATGCCGATTAAACTGTCTGAAAAATAGGTCAATTAAAAAAACCTCTGCTCTCACTCGCACCGGTATGTCCCCGCTGCACAAAGCTGGGGGTGGCGGTGTGGGAGGCTGGCGTTGCCATGGAGATGATGTAATCGTCTGCACTGATGGGAACAAAAGTCTGTCTCTGCTACGGTGGGCAAAAGTCTACGATAGTTGGcttgtgagtgaacgattcgttcaaaggaacgaatcctttcagtgaacgagtgattgaatcacttcctaaagtgtaTAATATTgattaaataacgtgtatgcatatttaCGCcgaaatattgttatccaata from Syngnathus typhle isolate RoL2023-S1 ecotype Sweden linkage group LG10, RoL_Styp_1.0, whole genome shotgun sequence includes these protein-coding regions:
- the rps27.2 gene encoding 40S ribosomal protein S27.2, coding for MARHVADKAAHLAKDLLFPSAEEEKRRHKKKRLVQSPNSYFMDVKCPGCYKITTVFSHAQTVVLCVGCSTVLCQPTGGKARLTEGCSFRRKQH